In one Rhopalosiphum padi isolate XX-2018 chromosome 3, ASM2088224v1, whole genome shotgun sequence genomic region, the following are encoded:
- the LOC132925354 gene encoding uncharacterized protein LOC132925354 codes for MDAWNMICRTMLLLLLTNHIISSENRDAAFYNLTLTTNSPGLQYEIIGEGKLCKSSWTINTFIDLKYLINSLIDVNTMLKSINSFAINNTYQITLNQLEKRVKKINTDTQTIRQMARHSKKVRRSFESGGSALQWMFGIADADDVRRYDSSINKLENDQKDMIHIVEDQVSILRSTITNFNETITTFNDNKLLFDKNMKKIENTINTMSIELTDENKQIIILRLISLIENNISELDIFVTRLQRIISNVQTNKLDVFIITPDQFLSEIKRMENILPENLQFPIKFNEDNIQEIYKILHIDLHPMNDRLIFSIKIPLCIIDIFKLYYILPIYVPINELGQFIHMTENPMYLITDDLVTNYFIWSNINNCVKVANTFVCGFNEIIHNSVTDPICVTEILKNSIAKPTQCDTYITEFKKELWYPSYFKNNWYFVCVKPTIITIICNKRSFIHRLTLKSSGKLFLKAGCLAQTTQGVIITEQILESSFVTQPLELSLLNDSCCNIAVNRLYPKPIHLDEIKNLKFDKESFDKINAKLDQQEKLLNSLTLEKTYEFVYTNKYLITIIAVILLYLSIKFCIKKKKSALENINLGYYPKPMVQT; via the coding sequence atggATGCCTGGAATATGATTTGTCGTACCATGCTACTATTGCTGCTAACCAATCATATTATTTCCAGTGAAAATCGAGATGCTGCATTTTATAACCTCACTCTTACCACCAATAGTCCAGGATTACAGTACGAGATAATAGGAGaaggtaaattatgtaaaagtagTTGGaccatcaatacatttatagatttaaaatatctaatcaaTAGCCTTATCGATGTAAATACCATGTTAAAATCAATCAACTCATTTGCAATTAATAACACATACCAAATAACTCTAAATCAGTTGGAGAagcgtgtaaaaaaaattaatacagatACACAGACTATTAGACAAATGGCTAGGCATAGTAAAAAGGTTAGGCGATCATTTGAATCTGGGGGTTCGGCATTACAGTGGATGTTCGGCATTGCCGACGCTGATGATGTAAGAAGGTATGATAGTTCGATTAACAAATTAGAGAATGATCAAAAAGATATGATACACATAGTTGAAGACCAAGTTTCAATTTTAAGGAGcacaataacaaattttaatgaaaccataacaacatttaatgacaataaattattatttgataaaaatatgaaaaaaattgaaaacactaTTAACACCATGAGTATTGAATTAACAgacgaaaataaacaaattattattctaagatTAATATCcctgattgaaaataatattagtgaatTAGATATATTTGTAACGAGGTTACAAAGAATAATTTCAAACGTTCAAACGAATAAATtggatgtttttataattacaccaGATCAGTTTTTGTCGGAAATAAAACGAATGGAAAATATCCTGCCGGAAAATTTACAATTccctataaaatttaatgaagataatatacaagaaatatacaaaatattacacataGACCTTCACCCAATGAACGATagactaatattttcaataaaaattccatTATGTATCAtcgacattttcaaattatattatattctaccgaTATATGTTCCAATCAATGAATTAGGACAATTTATACATATGACTGAAAATCCAATGTACTTAATAACAGACGATTTGgtgacaaattattttatttggtctAATATCAATAACTGTGTAAAAGTTGCTAACACTTTTGTTTGTGGTTTTAATGAAATCATACACAATAGTGTTACTGATCCCATTTGTGtaacagaaatattaaaaaattctatagcCAAACCTACCCAATGTGATACTTATATCACTGAATTTAAAAAAGAGTTATGGTACCcatcatatttcaaaaataattggtaCTTTGTATGTGTAAAGCCTACTATAATCacgataatttgtaataaacgaTCTTTTATTCATAGGCTAACATTAAAAAGTTCTGGTAAATTATTCCTGAAAGCTGGTTGTCTTGCTCAAACGACTCAGGGCGTTATAATAACAGAACAAATATTAGAATCGTCATTTGTAACACAACCTTTAGAGTTAAGCCTTTTAAATGATTCGTGCTGTAATATTGCAGTTAATCGACTATATCCGAAACCCATTCATttagatgaaattaaaaatttaaaatttgataaagagTCTTTCGATAAAATAAACGCAAAATTAGATcaacaagaaaaattattaaattcacttACATTAGAAAAAACCTATGaatttgtatatacaaataaatatttgattacgaTAAtagctgttatattattatacttaagtataaaattttgtataaaaaaaaaaaaatcagctttagaaaatataaatttaggttATTATCCTAAGCCCATggttcaaacataa
- the LOC132927384 gene encoding dynamin-1-like protein translates to MESLIQIINKLQDVFAVIGEHKIDLPQIVVVGSQSSGKSSVLESLVGRSFLPRGTGIVTRAPLILQMIRYNKEDKEKMIKSTKKHDIKCWATFLHKPETIYDDFDEVRFEIEHWTDILAGTNKGITHEPIVLKVFTLSYDLTFVDLPGITKVPVGDQPEDIDEQIQELILKYVQQENSIILAVVTANTDPSTSESLKIARKMDPNGVRTIAVVTKLDLIDKGTIQDTTELLCGHKIPVKLGIIGVVNRSQKDINDNKSMKDTIKSEKDFLRINYPDIYKKHGNKVLAKTLQDVLVKHIKKTYPVLHKSLQDTKSRLEDELKTLQTPDSKITFILGLLKDICKSYCDTILGNRKDISDKIVMGGARISQIINDEYLDKINQIDPLHNLADENIAKILLNAAGTTKSSFVNEKALENMIYRQVKNLIEPSMSSVDFVRVEMLKIFDSIDDTLLEKLKRFPRINSDVRNVLNKILDEKLTDLKEFIKSYIETYQTCLNTTNPNFLFQLVRSSTEMRDENIATYISNTNKNIANQKFVISEDEREENENQIQQFKLMLSGLNDLDNSIETSKQVKIHKCLTQCYFDFIREIVRDFVPKRIHHKMVKLVLDKFEHELDENVFTPYVINRSFDEVMVEEEGAVDERKRVEEMLNAVNIALKNMVDIQCF, encoded by the exons ATGGAATCATTGATTCAAATAATCAACAAACTGCAAGATGTGTTCGCCGTCATCGGCGAACATAAAATTGACTTGCCTCAAATAGTTGTCGTCGGATCACAGAGTTCAGGAAAGAGCTCTGTCCTGGAGAGTCTAGTT GGTAGATCATTTTTACCTCGAGGTACAGGTATTGTGACTCGTGCTCCACTTATTCTACAAATGATAAGATATAACAAAGAAGATAAAGAGAAAATGATCAAGTCaacaaaaaaacatgatattaaaTGTTGGGCAACTTTTCTTCATAAGCCTGAAACAatttatgatgattttgacgaaGTAAGATTTGAGATTGAACATTGGACCGATATTCTGGCTGGTACCAATAAAGGTATTACACATGAACCCATTGTCTTGAAAGTTTTTACACTTTCTTACGACCTTACATTTGTTGATCTACCGGGTATAACTAAAGTCCCAGTTGGAGATCAACCCGAAGATATTGATGAACAAATCCAAGAACTCatcttaaaatatgtacaacaagaaaattcaattattttagctGTCGTAACAGCAAATACTGATCCTTCTACTTCCGAAAGCTTAAAAATAGCTAGGAAAATGGATCCTAACGGAGTGAGAACAATCGCAGTAGTCACAAAGTTAGATTTAATCGACAAAGGTACAATCCAAGATACCACAGAACTACTCTGTGGTCATAAAATACCAGTTAAACTCGGCATTATTGGAGTTGTTAATCGAAGTCAAAAAGACATAAATGACAACAAGTCTATGAAAGATACCATAAAAAGTGAAAAAGACTTTTTGAGAATAAATTATCCTGACATATATAAAAAGCACGGTAATAAGGTGTTGGCAAAAACCCTTCAAGATGTACttgtaaaacacataaaaaaaacatacccaGTACTACACAAAAGTTTACAAGATACTAAATCAAGACTTGAAGACGAATTAAAAACCTTGCAAACACCAGACAGCAAGATAACGTTTATATTAGGTTTATTGAAAGATATATGCAAATCCTATTGTGATACTATACTGGGAAACAGAAAGGATATTTCTGATAAAATAGTTATGGGTGGTGCGCGAATATCTCAAATAATAAATGACGAATATCTAGACAAAATTAACCAAATTGATCCACTACATAACTTGGCTGATGAAAATATagccaaaatattattaaatgctgCCGGTACTACAAAGAGCTCCTTCGTGAATGAAAAAGCTTtggaaaatatgatttatagacAGGTAAAAAATCTAATTGAGCCATCCATGTCTAGCGTGGATTTTGTTCGAGTAGAAATGCTAAAGATTTTTGATTCAATCGATGATACACTATTGGAAAAATTGAAAAGATTTCCACGGATAAATTCTGat GTAAGAAATGTCCTCAATAAAATCTTAGATGAAAAATTAACTGATTTGAAAGAATTTATCAAGTCTTACATTGAAACCTACCAAACATGTTTAAATACGACCAAcccaaattttttatttcaattagttCGATCATCAACTGAAATGCGAGATGAAAATATTGCAACATATATAAGCAATACCAACAAAAACATAGCAAaccaaaaatttgtaatatcagaAGATGAACGAGAAGAAAATGAAAACCAAATACAACAGTTTAAGCTAATGTTATCCGGATTAAATGATTTAGACAACAGTATTGAAACGTCTAAACAAGTAAAGATACATAAATGTTTAACACAATGTTACTTTGATTTTATCAGAGAAATAGTTAGGGATTTTGTACCAAAGCGAATACATCACAAAATGGTCAAATTAGTTTTAGACAAGTTTGAACATGAATTAGACGAAAATGTTTTTACTCCGTATGTAATAAATCGATCGTTTGATGAAGTAATGGTTGAGGAGGAAGGTGCAGTCGATGAACGCAAAAGAGTTGAAGAGATGTTAAATGCAGTGAACATAGCTCTAAAAAACATGGTAGATATACAgtgtttctaa